The segment CTGGGCACTTATCTGTGACTGAGGGGTGGGTTTTGGATACAATTGATGATCGTTGAGTGAAAGTGGTATCACAAATCCTGCAAGAAGTACAATGCTGAGAATGACTGCAAAAACCCTTGGAATACTTTTCGGATTTGCAAGTGAGTTCCACATTTGTCCTAAGCTCTTCAAAGTTCTGCCCCCATTTCTTCAAGCCTTACAACAGCCCTTAAAAGAACCATGGTTATTAAAACTGTTGCTGCAACGTAGGTTAAAAGTGCAATTGTGTCGTTGTAGGTTAAAAATATCATTGAAACACCTACCGCAGGTATTTCCGTGTTGATAACTCTTACTATTGGATCCTTAACCCCGGGACCTATAACTGTAGCTATGCAGCCCAGTATTACAAGGGCACATCCTGTGTAGAACCATATGTAAATATCAAGCAACTGCCCCTTCCTCCTGGGATTTTTTTCTTCTTATATCATTTATCTTTATGATGGCCATAAGCAGGATAACAGTTGAGATTGGATCGAATATTGCAGCAACCATTGCAACATCCAGATATTTGGCAGCTGCAACCATTCCAATGAAACCGCCTTCAAGTACAGCTAACATTATAACCTTATCAATTGGTTTTGGAAGCATTATCATACCTGCAGCTCCTATTAAAGCTACTGCTGCAGATACTGTTGTTAAATTTATGAGATCTAATATTGGATACATCATCTCACCGTTTCTTTTGGGTTTTTGTTATTACACATATATACTGTTTTATTCAATAGGTAATAATTCCTATGGATTTTCAATATGAATCTCAGTACTTTTTGGTTTTAGTATAATCTCCATGAGCAAAGCATATTTTTTTGTTTAATACTCAAAGGAGTCTTTTAATTCCAGCAGATCTTCAATTGGATACAGATAACTATTACAGACTAGAATTTTTAGACAACTTCACCTTAATTTTATTCATTCGCTCCAGTATGATCTTCGTCTTTCACCCTTCCAATTGAGTACGCTATTGCATTTGAGCTTAAAGTAGAGGTTACAAAGAAGGTTATTGCCATTATGGCACCGAATGGTGTTTGAATGTAAAGGGCTATCATTGCAGACATTGCAAAGCCTATTACATTTAAGTAAAGCATTCTTTCAGATCTGTCCCTTGCAAATAGGGTTCTTAAAGCCATCAATACTACTATGATGCCCAGGATCTCCATCAACATTATTATCGTACCTTTTTAGATTTGTTTACAGGATTTGTATGATTTTTATAAAAATTTTTTTTTTAAGTGTCTTGTGTAGTAATGATTCTTATTTTTAAGTTACATGACTCAGGTTAACTTGGTGTGTCTTCCCATTTTCTCTGCGATCTTTCCAATGAGCCTTGAAGCATGTGTGTGGCTGAGTCCCTGAATTGTGATGATTGCAAGTACCATTCCAACAATGAACTCTGCTGGTGTGAGACCTACAAATGATGTTGCAGCTATTATGCATGTTGTTGTAAGGGCGCCTGTTGTACCAGCATATCCCGGGTCTGCACAGAGTCTGTTACCGAAGTATACGAGTGTTGCAGCTATTAATCCCCCTTCTGGGATTCCTATTGCGTAGCATCCAATTGCTGCCAGGAGTGTTCCTGCAGATGCATCAGGTGAACACAGTATGTTTCCCTGGAAGAATCCTCCTGCAAGGTCTCCTCCCCTTGATTGAACATCCCTTCCTATGACTTCTGCACCCTTAACACCAGGAGCTTCAGGAAGTCCCATCCATGTGTCTATGACCACGAAGTTGATCCAG is part of the Methanobacterium aggregans genome and harbors:
- a CDS encoding EhaE family protein, encoding MLDIYIWFYTGCALVILGCIATVIGPGVKDPIVRVINTEIPAVGVSMIFLTYNDTIALLTYVAATVLITMVLLRAVVRLEEMGAEL
- a CDS encoding DUF2108 domain-containing protein, which gives rise to MYPILDLINLTTVSAAVALIGAAGMIMLPKPIDKVIMLAVLEGGFIGMVAAAKYLDVAMVAAIFDPISTVILLMAIIKINDIRRKKSQEEGAVA
- a CDS encoding DUF2109 domain-containing protein, which encodes MLMEILGIIVVLMALRTLFARDRSERMLYLNVIGFAMSAMIALYIQTPFGAIMAITFFVTSTLSSNAIAYSIGRVKDEDHTGANE